DNA sequence from the Microscilla marina ATCC 23134 genome:
AAACATGCTTGAATCTGCATCTCGTTATGACATCACTGATTTTGTAAGTGATGAGACCAGGCTCTTAAGTGTAGCTGGTGATGGTATGGATTGGGTAATGAAAAATGGGAGCCACTTTGCGCCAAACGCTTGGGGCTTACCCGTAAAATTGCTTTTGTACTATCTCCGGGTTTCGACGAAAGATTACAGAAGCAAAACCTTATACAACAAGTAGGTTCATTGACTAATGAATTTATTTTTCAGCAATTTACAGATATGTATCAGGCTAAAGGATGGTTGTTTGCAGGAGAAGCAACACTTACAGTCTAGCAATAGGGTTCAAAAATATACATATTACGAAAATGGCTACTTGTCTTTGATTGAAGACAAGTAGCCATTTTTATGTTTTATCCTTCTTTATTGCTAAAAAATCATGTAACTTAGGTTACGCTAGACGTTGGAGTTCAGAGAATTAACTTTGCTCGCTTTTGGCGCCTTGCACTACGTTTGTTGTTTCTCTAAATTTTACCACCAGTTCAACACTTAGGTGACTAATCATTTTGAGTTTCAAATCTTTTAAGTATCCTATTTTGGTAGCGGGTTACTCTACCTAAGCAAAGCAGACCTAGGCAAACCTGTTTTTGACCCTGATGATTACCCCAAAGTACTTGCAAATTTACCTGGCTAAATCCCGCAAAAACGCTTCAAAACCCTAAAAATCTTTCTTTTCAGACCTATGTTTATTTTTTGTGATCTATTTGCAATCTAATTATTAATTCCTAACTTTGCACTCCGTTTGAAAAATGTGATGGTAACTACTTATTATTCAAGTAAGTAGTTTTATTTTGAATAAAGATTGCTGAAATGTCAGGTCTAATCGGAAAAAAAATCGGAATGACTAGCATTTATAGTGCCGAGGGAACTGTTGCCAAACAGATTCCATGCACGTTAATACAAGCTGGTCCTTGCGTGGTTACGCAAGTAAAAACAACAAAGAATGATGGGTACGAAGCTATTCAAGTAGGCTTCGATGACAAGAAGGAGAAAAACACTCCCAAACCTTTACAGGGTCATTTCAATAAAGCAAATACAACTCCAAAACGCAAGTTGGTGGAGTTTCAGTTCAATAAAGATGTTGAGTTGGGACAGGAAATCACTGTAGGTGATGTATTTGAAGAAGGTGACTTTGTTGATGTCGTTGGAACATCAAAAGGTAAAGGTTTTCAAGGAGTTGTGAAGCGTCACGGGTTTCATGGTGTCGGAGGGGCAACCCACGGACAGCATAACCGACAACGCCATCCTGGTTCTATTGGTGCTGCATCTTATCCTGCAAGGGTATTCAAAGGTCTGAAAATGGCTGGACGTACTGGTAACAAGCGCGTAAAAATTCAAAACTTACGCATTGTTAAGATTTACCCAGAGCAGAATCTTATCTTAGTAAGCGGGTCAGTACCTGGCGCAAAAAATTCATACGTAATTATAGAAAAGTAATCTCGATGGAACTGGAAGTAATAAACAGGGAAGGCGAAAGTACTGGTAAAAAAGTTACTTTGGCAGATGCTATATATGCCATTGAGCCTAATGACCACGTAATTTATCTGGACGTAAAACAGCACTTAGCAAATCGTCGACAAGGTACACATAAAGCAAAGGAAAGAGCAGAAATTGTAGGTTCTACCAAAAAGCTTAAAAAGCAAAAGGGAACTGGTACTGCTCGTGCGGGTAGCATTAAATCGCCATTGTTCAGAGGTGGAGGACGTATCTTCGGACCTCGTCCGCGAGATTATCACTTTAAATTAAATCGTAAAGTGAAATCACTTGCTCGTAAGTCTGCTTTGACTTATAAAGCCAAGGAAAACAATATCACAGTTGTTGAGGATTTCAATCTTGAGGCTCCAAAAACGCAAGACTATCAAAAAGTTTTGAATAACATTTCTGAAAAGAATGAAAAAACTTTATTGATCTTGCCTGATCACAACAAGAACTTGTATTTGTCAAGTCGTAACCTGCCTAAGGCAAAAGTACTACCTTGTAGCCAAATAAATACTTTTGAGCTATTGAATGCAGACAAAGTGTTGATTTTTGAGAGTTCAGTAGAGCAAATTGAAAACTTATTCAATTAGGAAAATGAACGAGAAAATGATACTAAAGAAGCCTTTAATTACAGAGAAGACTTCTAAAATGATCGAAAAAAAAGGGCAGTATACTTTTATCGTAGATGCTCAGGCTAACAAGATTGAGATCAAGAAAGCCATAGAGAAGATGTACAATGTGACTGTAGAATCGGTAAACACCATCAATTATGCTGGTAAGCCGAAAACCAGATATACAAAATCTAAGGTAATTACAGGGCACACTCCTAATTATAGAAAAGCGATAGTTACTACCGCTCTGGGAGAGGATGGAGAGAGAGAGATGATTGATTTTTATGACAATATCTAATTTGAAGGTATAATGGCAGTAAAAAAACTAAGACCAATTACACCTGGACAGCGTTTTCGTTCAGCACCTTCTTTTGATGAGTTGAGCTTCGGTAAGATAACTATCAAAGAAAAAGAGGTTGATCGTAAAGGAAAACCTGAAAAATCTTTGTTGAAGTCTCGCAAAAAATCTGGCGGACGAAACAACAAAGGTCGTATGACTATGCGGTATATGGGTGGTGGTCATAAACAACGTTACCGCGTAATAGATTTTAAAAGAGAAAAGTTTGATATTCCCGCTACTGTTAAATCTGTAGAATACGATCCAGCAAGAACTGCTCGTATTGCACTACTTTATTATGCAGATGGTGAAAAACGTTATATTATAGCTCCTGAAGGTCTAAAAGTAGGGCAAACCATTATTTCGGGTGAAAATGTTGCTCCTGAAGTAGGAAACACTCTACCATTAGGTAATATTCCTTTAGGTTCTGTGGTTCATAACCTTGAGTTAAAGCCTGGTAATGGTGCTGTATTAGTACGTAGTGCTGGTACTTATGCTCAACTGGTAGCTCGTGAAGGTAAATATGTGACCTTAAAAATGCCTTCTGGCGAAATGAGAATGGTTTTACAGAGTTGTTTGGCAACTATTGGAACCGTTTCTAACGGCGATCATATGAATGTTCGTTTGGGTAAAGCTGGTCGTAAACGCTGGTTAGGTCGTCGCCCTCGTACTCGTGGGGTAGCAATGAACCCGGTAGATCACCCAATGGGTGGTGGTGAAGGTCGTTCTTCTGGTGGACACCCACGTTCTCGTAAGGGTTTGTATGCTAAGGGTAAAAAGACCAGAAAGAAAAACAAATATTCAGATCGTCTAATTGTTAAGAAGAGAAAATAATGGCACGTTCACTTAAAAAGGGACCATACATTCAGCATCACCTTCAAAAGAAGGTAGAAGCTATGAGCGAATCTAAGAAAAAATCGGTGATAAAAACCTGGTCTCGCAGATCTATGATTTCTCCCGATTTTGTTGGGCTTACCTTTGCTGTTCATAATGGGAACAAGTTTATCCCTGTATTTGTAACAGAAAACATGGTAGGTCACCGATTAGGTGAATTTGCACCTACTCGTAACTTTAGGGGACATATTGCCAAAAAAGATAAGAAAAAGCGATAAGGTATCATGGCTGAAAAAGAGACTTTAGAAGAAATACAAGAAGCTCCAAGAAAAGTAAAAAAGTCGGTTCGAATCGCGCAAAGAAAAGAGGAAATCAGAGAGCGTAAAGAACAAATGGCTGGAAAGCGTGGTGCAGTGAAAGCTTCTTTGAATAATGTACCTACTTCTCCTCGTAAAATGCGCTTAGTAGCAGACTTGGTTCGTGGGCAAAAAGTAGATCGTGCTTTGAACATTCTTAGGTTTGATTCAAAAGTAGGGTCAGAGTACATTGAGAAATTACTACTATCTGCAATTTCTAATTGGGCAAATGAAAACGAAGATCGCAAGATCGAAGATGCCAACTTATATATCAAAGAAATTTTTGTAGATGGTGGTCGTATGTTGAAGCGTTTACGTCCTGCTCCACAAGGTAGAGGACATCGTATCCGTAAACGTTCTAATCACATTACTATCGTGATTGATAGTTTGAATCCGGCAGATGCGGATAATACTACTTCGGACAACGATAACACTGAAAACGAAAACTAAGGATGGGACAAAAGGTTAATCCAAACGGTTTACGACTAGGCATCATCAAAGGATGGGAGTCAAACTGGTACGGAGGAAAAAACTACTCCAATAAATTATTAGAAGACGAAAAAATTCGCAAATATATTCACGCACGTATCCCCAAAGGTGGTATTTCACGAATTATAATTGAGCGTACACTAAAACGTATCACTCTTACTATTCATACTGCCCGTCCCGGAGTTGTTATTGGTCGTGGAGGAGCAGAAGTAGATAAGATCAAGGAAGAGCTTAAAAAACTTACAAGTAAAGATGTTCAAATCAATATCTTTGAAGTAAAGCGTCCTGAACTTGATGCTAAATTGGTAGGCGAATCAATAGCACAACAACTAGAAGCTCGTATTTCTTACCGACGTGCAATGAAACAAGCCATTGCGGCTGCTATGAGAGTAGGTGCACAGGGTATTAAAATTAAAGCTGCTGGTCGTTTAGGTGGAGCTGAAATGGCTCGCTCAGAACAATACAAAGAAGGGCGTATTCCTCTGCACACTTTAAGAGCTGAAATTGATTATGCAATCTCAGAAGCCAATACCGTTTATGGTAAAATTGGTATCAAAGTGTGGATATTCAAGAAAGAAGTATACGGTAAGCCTGATTTGTCTCCAAATCAAGGAGCAGACAACGAACGCTCA
Encoded proteins:
- the rplC gene encoding 50S ribosomal protein L3, giving the protein MSGLIGKKIGMTSIYSAEGTVAKQIPCTLIQAGPCVVTQVKTTKNDGYEAIQVGFDDKKEKNTPKPLQGHFNKANTTPKRKLVEFQFNKDVELGQEITVGDVFEEGDFVDVVGTSKGKGFQGVVKRHGFHGVGGATHGQHNRQRHPGSIGAASYPARVFKGLKMAGRTGNKRVKIQNLRIVKIYPEQNLILVSGSVPGAKNSYVIIEK
- the rplD gene encoding 50S ribosomal protein L4 — its product is MELEVINREGESTGKKVTLADAIYAIEPNDHVIYLDVKQHLANRRQGTHKAKERAEIVGSTKKLKKQKGTGTARAGSIKSPLFRGGGRIFGPRPRDYHFKLNRKVKSLARKSALTYKAKENNITVVEDFNLEAPKTQDYQKVLNNISEKNEKTLLILPDHNKNLYLSSRNLPKAKVLPCSQINTFELLNADKVLIFESSVEQIENLFN
- the rplW gene encoding 50S ribosomal protein L23, giving the protein MNEKMILKKPLITEKTSKMIEKKGQYTFIVDAQANKIEIKKAIEKMYNVTVESVNTINYAGKPKTRYTKSKVITGHTPNYRKAIVTTALGEDGEREMIDFYDNI
- the rplB gene encoding 50S ribosomal protein L2 — translated: MAVKKLRPITPGQRFRSAPSFDELSFGKITIKEKEVDRKGKPEKSLLKSRKKSGGRNNKGRMTMRYMGGGHKQRYRVIDFKREKFDIPATVKSVEYDPARTARIALLYYADGEKRYIIAPEGLKVGQTIISGENVAPEVGNTLPLGNIPLGSVVHNLELKPGNGAVLVRSAGTYAQLVAREGKYVTLKMPSGEMRMVLQSCLATIGTVSNGDHMNVRLGKAGRKRWLGRRPRTRGVAMNPVDHPMGGGEGRSSGGHPRSRKGLYAKGKKTRKKNKYSDRLIVKKRK
- the rpsS gene encoding 30S ribosomal protein S19, which codes for MARSLKKGPYIQHHLQKKVEAMSESKKKSVIKTWSRRSMISPDFVGLTFAVHNGNKFIPVFVTENMVGHRLGEFAPTRNFRGHIAKKDKKKR
- the rplV gene encoding 50S ribosomal protein L22 codes for the protein MAEKETLEEIQEAPRKVKKSVRIAQRKEEIRERKEQMAGKRGAVKASLNNVPTSPRKMRLVADLVRGQKVDRALNILRFDSKVGSEYIEKLLLSAISNWANENEDRKIEDANLYIKEIFVDGGRMLKRLRPAPQGRGHRIRKRSNHITIVIDSLNPADADNTTSDNDNTENEN
- the rpsC gene encoding 30S ribosomal protein S3 → MGQKVNPNGLRLGIIKGWESNWYGGKNYSNKLLEDEKIRKYIHARIPKGGISRIIIERTLKRITLTIHTARPGVVIGRGGAEVDKIKEELKKLTSKDVQINIFEVKRPELDAKLVGESIAQQLEARISYRRAMKQAIAAAMRVGAQGIKIKAAGRLGGAEMARSEQYKEGRIPLHTLRAEIDYAISEANTVYGKIGIKVWIFKKEVYGKPDLSPNQGADNERSGQPRRRRDQRRKKRN